A genomic stretch from Lathyrus oleraceus cultivar Zhongwan6 chromosome 2, CAAS_Psat_ZW6_1.0, whole genome shotgun sequence includes:
- the LOC127122091 gene encoding calcium/calmodulin-regulated receptor-like kinase 1, giving the protein MAGSGLALVFGARCFLVVGVVVVDVVVVGQLKDVEKGTSNFTTIIGLGAFGSIYKAQMPTGETVAVKVLGSNSRQGEQEFLTEVLLLGRLHHKNLVTLVGYAAERGRHMLLYIYMSNGSFASHLYGKDYEPLSWDLRLSIVLDVARVLEYLHYGADPPIVHRDIKSSNILLDEFMKAKVTDFGISRPEMIKPRASNIKGTFGYLDPEYISTSTVTKKSDVYSFGVLLFELITGRNPQQGLMEYVKLVSMESEGKIGWVEIMDPQLNENYDVNKLNDMASLAFKCVSGVSKTRPSMRTVVQALSKLYKEPKRNHSQTSSTTQPIIIGVCRCY; this is encoded by the exons ATGGCGGGTAGCGGACTTGCTTTGGTATTCGgtgcacg gtgttttCTCGTTGTtggggttgttgttgttgacgttgtggttgttggACAG CTGAAAGATGTAGAAAAGGGTACTTCTAATTTTACAACGATCATTGGCCTTGGGGCATTTGGTTCTATTTACAAAGCACAAATGCCTACAGGTGAGACGGTTGCAGTTAAAGTTCTTGGTTCTAATTCAAGACAAGGAGAACAAGAATTTTTAACTGAGGTTCTATTACTTGGAAGATTACATCACAAAAACCTTGTGACTTTGGTGGGATATGCTGCGGAAAGAGGACGACATATGCTCCTTTACATTTACATGAGCAATGGCAGTTTTGCTTCTCATTTATATGGAAAAGATTATGAGCCATTAAGTTGGGATTTGAGACTTAGCATAGTACTAGATGTTGCAAGGGTGCTGGAATATCTACATTATGGGGCTGATCCACCTATCGTGCACCGTGACATCAAGTCTTCCAACATTCTATTGGATGAGTTTATGAAAGCCAAGGTCACTGACTTTGGGATTTCCAGACCAGAGATGATTAAGCCGCGTGCGTCCAATATCAAAGGAACTTTTGGATATCTTGATCCTGAGTATATATCTACAAGTACCGTCACTAAGAAAAGTGATGTATATAGTTTTGGTGTGCTACTTTTCGAGCTTATTACTGGAAGAAATCCACAGCAGGGGCTAATGGAATATGTAAAACTAGTTTCCATGGAAAGTGAGGGCAAGATTGGATGGGTAGAAATTATGGATCCGCAACTGAATGAAAACTATGATGTAAACAAGCTTAATGATATGGCTTCACTTGCATTCAAATGTGTCAGTGGAGTTTCCAAAACTAGACCTTCAATGAGGACTGTTGTTCAAGCATTATCTAAGCTTTACAAGGAGCCTAAAAGAAATCATAGCCAAACATCTTCTACTACACAGCCGATAATCATAGGAGTTTGTCGGTGTTATTGA